From a single Halanaerobiaceae bacterium ANBcell28 genomic region:
- a CDS encoding DUF1614 domain-containing protein yields the protein MSLGVILLIIVAGLIYFGIAERVLDRMYLTDSTAILVIVLIIIGSFFDLTISRAPLLSINVGGAIIPFILSIYVITRANSSKEWIRTIVAIVLTAAGIYGISMLFPNFGHGRDIIDPMYIFGIAGGIIAYILGRSRRASFIAGTMGFILYNLFLFWRSATGQIVAEIRIGGAGAFDSIIISGLLAVLIAELVGESRERLAGGHIEENED from the coding sequence ATGTCTTTAGGTGTAATTTTATTAATAATTGTAGCAGGCTTAATTTATTTTGGTATTGCTGAACGTGTATTGGACAGGATGTATTTAACAGATTCAACTGCAATTCTTGTAATTGTTTTGATAATAATTGGGAGCTTTTTTGATTTAACAATAAGTAGGGCACCATTGCTAAGTATTAATGTTGGAGGTGCTATTATACCTTTTATTTTATCAATATATGTAATTACAAGAGCCAATTCATCAAAAGAGTGGATAAGAACTATAGTAGCTATTGTATTAACAGCAGCAGGTATCTATGGTATTAGTATGTTGTTCCCTAATTTTGGACATGGTAGAGATATCATTGACCCGATGTATATATTTGGTATCGCTGGCGGTATAATTGCATATATCTTAGGACGTTCTAGACGAGCTTCATTTATAGCTGGAACCATGGGGTTTATACTTTACAATCTATTTCTTTTTTGGAGGAGCGCTACCGGACAAATAGTTGCTGAAATACGTATTGGTGGTGCTGGTGCTTTTGATAGTATTATTATTTCAGGTTTATTAGCAGTATTAATAGCCGAATTAGTAGGTGAAAGTAGAGAAAGATTAGCTGGAGGACATATTGAAGAAAACGAAGATTAA
- a CDS encoding DUF512 domain-containing protein has protein sequence MIKIIDVQPDSIAKELEIHAGDNLLEVNGQAIKDYIDFQYNTNDDFFTLLVEKEDGQIWELEIEREAGENLGIVLDGIIYDNLKLCKNNCLFCFVKQQAKDMRKSLLIKDDDYRFSFLQGSFITLTNIDDYEFKRIISLKLSPLYISVHTTNPELRVEMMKNKNASLIMKHLKFLASNGIKFHTQIVLCPNVNDGKELDKTIEDLSSLYPAVLSIGVVPVGLTQHRDDLPKLKKFNSENARRTVTQIEIWQKKFKEKIGKNILHIADEFYFLANKEIPNHSDYDGFPQIENGIGLSRLLWYNFENYKPNIDFTKKDIGIITSVLGEKAIKPIVSELRKNYGLNINVYTVENEYFGKTITVSGLLTARDIISTLSANGILAKDIFLPAVLLNQNNHFLDDYSFEDFKKIFSNSNFYVVDDFSEMLEVLKNV, from the coding sequence ATGATAAAAATAATAGATGTTCAACCTGACAGTATAGCCAAAGAACTAGAAATTCATGCAGGTGATAATTTATTAGAAGTAAATGGACAAGCTATCAAGGATTATATTGATTTTCAATATAATACTAATGATGATTTCTTCACATTATTAGTCGAAAAAGAAGATGGCCAAATTTGGGAGCTTGAAATTGAAAGAGAAGCAGGAGAAAATTTAGGTATAGTATTAGATGGTATTATTTACGACAATCTAAAATTATGTAAAAATAATTGTCTCTTTTGTTTTGTAAAACAACAGGCAAAAGATATGAGAAAAAGTTTATTAATAAAAGACGATGACTATCGTTTTTCTTTTTTGCAAGGAAGTTTTATAACTCTTACTAATATAGACGATTATGAGTTTAAAAGGATTATTAGCTTGAAACTTAGTCCTTTATATATTTCTGTACATACAACAAATCCTGAATTAAGAGTTGAAATGATGAAAAATAAAAATGCTTCTTTGATTATGAAGCATTTGAAATTTCTTGCCTCAAATGGTATAAAATTTCACACTCAAATAGTCTTATGTCCTAATGTAAATGATGGCAAAGAATTGGATAAAACTATAGAGGATTTATCAAGCTTATATCCAGCTGTTTTATCCATAGGGGTAGTACCTGTTGGTTTGACACAGCACAGAGATGATTTGCCAAAATTAAAGAAGTTTAATTCAGAAAACGCTAGACGCACAGTTACACAGATAGAAATATGGCAAAAAAAATTTAAAGAAAAGATAGGAAAAAATATTCTTCATATTGCTGATGAGTTTTATTTTTTAGCAAATAAAGAAATTCCTAATCATAGTGATTATGATGGTTTTCCTCAAATAGAGAATGGTATTGGTCTTAGTAGATTATTATGGTATAATTTTGAAAACTATAAGCCGAATATTGACTTTACAAAGAAAGACATTGGTATAATTACAAGTGTATTAGGGGAAAAAGCTATTAAACCTATTGTAAGCGAACTTAGAAAAAACTACGGTCTAAATATCAATGTTTACACTGTAGAAAATGAGTATTTTGGTAAGACCATAACAGTAAGCGGTTTACTAACTGCAAGAGATATTATTTCTACATTGAGTGCTAATGGTATATTAGCAAAAGATATATTTTTACCAGCAGTGCTTTTAAATCAAAATAATCATTTCTTAGATGATTATTCTTTTGAGGATTTTAAAAAAATTTTTTCAAATAGTAATTTTTATGTTGTAGATGACTTTAGTGAAATGTTGGAGGTGTTAAAAAATGTCTAA
- a CDS encoding NAD(P)H-dependent glycerol-3-phosphate dehydrogenase — protein MKKISIIGGGSWGTAIAQVIASNGHQVLIKVRDSQQKYNINNSNENIKYFPGIKLSSNIKATIDLSEAVSFADIIFLAVPTYVSRDVMTKVADIIKKDQLLVSTAKGIEEDSYLRNSEIIKEYVENPVAILSGPTHAEEVINNLPTAAVIASKNKLAAKTIQELMMSSKFRVYTNPDIIGVELGGAIKNIMAIAAGIADGLGYGDNTKAALVTRGLHEMSRLGVSMGGSLLTYAGLTGMGDLVVTCTSVHSRNRRLGIKIGEGLDLNTALNEIKQTVEGIRTTKAIYKWFNDGNYDFDIPITKQIYQVLFMDKDPLKAVDDLMLRGAKHEIAEVVEALNW, from the coding sequence ATGAAGAAAATATCAATTATAGGTGGAGGCAGTTGGGGTACAGCTATTGCCCAAGTAATAGCAAGTAATGGTCATCAAGTATTAATTAAAGTTCGAGACTCTCAACAAAAGTATAATATAAATAATTCCAATGAAAACATAAAATATTTTCCTGGCATAAAGTTATCAAGTAATATTAAAGCTACTATTGATTTAAGTGAAGCAGTTTCATTTGCGGATATTATTTTTTTGGCGGTACCAACTTATGTTAGCAGAGATGTAATGACTAAAGTTGCGGATATTATAAAAAAAGATCAATTGCTAGTAAGCACTGCTAAAGGTATTGAAGAAGATAGTTATTTAAGGAATTCTGAAATTATAAAAGAATATGTTGAAAATCCTGTAGCTATTTTATCAGGACCTACTCATGCAGAAGAAGTTATAAACAATTTACCGACTGCTGCTGTAATAGCCTCTAAAAATAAATTAGCTGCTAAAACTATACAGGAATTAATGATGTCTTCGAAGTTTAGAGTATATACAAATCCTGATATTATAGGTGTGGAATTAGGTGGCGCTATCAAGAATATCATGGCAATTGCCGCTGGTATAGCAGATGGTTTAGGATATGGCGACAATACAAAAGCTGCTTTAGTTACTAGAGGACTTCATGAAATGAGCCGACTAGGAGTATCTATGGGAGGTAGTCTATTGACTTATGCAGGTCTTACCGGTATGGGGGATTTAGTGGTTACCTGTACTAGTGTACATAGTAGGAATAGGCGTCTCGGTATAAAAATAGGAGAAGGCTTAGATCTGAATACAGCTTTGAACGAAATAAAACAAACAGTAGAAGGAATTAGAACTACAAAAGCTATCTATAAGTGGTTTAATGATGGAAATTATGATTTTGATATTCCTATAACTAAACAAATTTATCAAGTACTTTTTATGGATAAGGATCCTTTAAAAGCAGTTGATGATTTAATGCTAAGAGGAGCTAAGCATGAAATAGCAGAGGTTGTAGAGGCTCTAAATTGGTAA
- a CDS encoding lysophospholipid acyltransferase family protein — MSKPLYNIARFIFSIGFKIYYKLEIQGKENVPEEGSLIIMANHITYLDPPLIGCILDRKIHFMAKEELFKNPILGFLLKKIGQFPVKRGKPDRSALKKSFDLLKNEKVLGIFPEGTTQGKNNKLSKAKAGAVLIPIKTEVPILPIGITFSKRKVKVSIGKPFTLDKYYNKKLSREERKEAGKFIMNKIREEINRK, encoded by the coding sequence ATGTCAAAACCATTATATAATATAGCAAGATTTATATTTTCTATAGGCTTTAAAATTTATTATAAATTAGAAATACAAGGAAAGGAAAATGTACCTGAGGAAGGAAGTTTAATAATAATGGCTAACCATATAACTTATTTGGATCCTCCATTGATTGGTTGTATCTTGGATAGAAAGATTCACTTTATGGCTAAAGAGGAGTTGTTCAAAAATCCTATATTAGGATTTTTATTAAAAAAAATTGGTCAATTTCCTGTTAAAAGAGGGAAGCCTGATAGAAGTGCTTTAAAAAAATCCTTTGATCTCTTAAAAAACGAAAAAGTTTTAGGAATATTTCCTGAAGGTACAACACAAGGTAAAAATAATAAATTATCTAAGGCAAAAGCAGGGGCAGTATTAATTCCTATTAAAACAGAAGTGCCAATATTACCGATTGGAATAACATTTTCAAAAAGAAAAGTAAAAGTTTCAATAGGAAAGCCATTTACTTTAGATAAGTATTATAATAAAAAATTGAGTAGAGAAGAAAGAAAAGAAGCAGGAAAATTTATAATGAACAAAATTAGGGAAGAAATTAATCGTAAATAG
- a CDS encoding DUF3189 family protein, whose product MIIIYHCYGGAHSSVLSAAIHCNILPDKRMPENKEIASIPFFDKTESKDIGKLFYYGEDEKKNKVFIQGMGKSDKIVLRLLKELFIYYNIPEEEVILVDTLKNVNLLVRIGGFLSRRLGFIFPGRIFTIIGLKKSYDKFLQTVSEVKRKL is encoded by the coding sequence TTGATTATAATTTATCACTGTTATGGTGGTGCTCATTCTTCAGTGTTATCTGCAGCAATTCATTGTAATATCTTACCAGATAAAAGAATGCCCGAGAATAAAGAAATAGCTTCCATACCTTTTTTTGATAAAACAGAAAGCAAGGATATCGGAAAGTTATTTTATTATGGAGAGGACGAAAAAAAAAATAAAGTTTTTATACAGGGAATGGGAAAATCAGATAAAATTGTGCTAAGATTACTAAAAGAGTTATTTATATATTACAATATACCAGAAGAAGAAGTTATTTTAGTTGATACATTAAAAAATGTAAATTTATTAGTTAGAATAGGTGGTTTTTTATCACGACGTTTAGGATTTATCTTTCCAGGAAGGATATTTACAATAATCGGTTTGAAAAAATCTTATGATAAATTTCTTCAAACTGTATCAGAAGTAAAAAGGAAATTATAA
- the spoIVA gene encoding stage IV sporulation protein A — protein MEQFDLYKDITERTNGDIYIGVVGPVRTGKSTFVKKFMKHHVLPMINDKFILERANDELPQSSTGRMIMTTEPKFVPEEAVNISLDNSLNFNVRMIDCVGYTVPGAQGYEDNNGPRMVSTPWYTHDIPFQEAAEVGTQKVITEHSTIGLVITTDGSFTDIPRHNFVMAEERVVQELKEIGKPFIMVLNSTNPNSEETINLSEKLSEKYRVPVIPVDCLNISKANIDNILRNILYEFPIKEMYIDLPLWLNELPTDNWLRKSFDNSIKLSVEKVEKIRDIEEVVNLLADNENAQEVYLENIDLGLGVAKISIGVLESLYYDIVEEISGFKIANKFELLTLVKDLSVAKNKYDRVAKALADVEERGYGIVTPSLTDMIFDEPEIIKRGNQFGVKLKANAPSIHMVRADINAEVSPVVGTEKQSEELIVFLQKDYEDNPEGIWDTEFLGRSLHDIMKEGISNKLYRMPDATQRKIKDTIEKIVNEGSGGLICIIL, from the coding sequence GTGGAACAATTTGATTTATATAAAGATATAACAGAAAGAACCAATGGTGATATCTATATCGGAGTTGTTGGTCCAGTTAGAACTGGAAAGTCTACATTTGTAAAAAAATTCATGAAACATCATGTATTGCCGATGATAAATGATAAGTTTATATTAGAGAGAGCAAATGATGAATTACCACAAAGTTCTACAGGTAGAATGATTATGACTACAGAACCAAAATTTGTTCCAGAAGAGGCAGTAAATATAAGTCTCGATAATAGTTTGAATTTTAATGTAAGAATGATTGATTGTGTAGGTTATACTGTTCCTGGAGCGCAAGGTTATGAGGATAATAATGGTCCAAGAATGGTATCTACTCCTTGGTATACACATGATATACCATTTCAGGAAGCAGCAGAAGTGGGTACTCAAAAAGTTATCACCGAACATTCAACAATAGGTTTAGTTATTACTACAGATGGGAGTTTTACTGATATACCTAGACATAATTTCGTTATGGCTGAAGAAAGGGTTGTTCAAGAATTAAAGGAGATTGGTAAACCTTTTATAATGGTTTTAAATAGTACAAATCCTAATAGTGAGGAAACTATTAATTTATCTGAGAAGTTAAGTGAAAAATACAGAGTTCCCGTAATACCAGTTGATTGTCTTAATATTAGCAAAGCAAACATTGATAATATTTTAAGAAATATTTTATATGAGTTTCCAATTAAAGAAATGTATATTGATTTACCTCTTTGGTTAAACGAATTACCTACTGACAATTGGCTAAGAAAAAGTTTTGATAATAGTATAAAGTTATCAGTTGAGAAAGTAGAAAAAATTAGAGATATTGAAGAAGTAGTAAATTTATTGGCAGATAATGAAAACGCACAAGAAGTTTATTTAGAGAATATAGATTTGGGTCTTGGTGTAGCAAAGATATCCATTGGAGTTTTAGAAAGCTTATATTATGATATTGTTGAAGAAATAAGTGGATTTAAGATTGCTAATAAGTTTGAACTACTGACATTAGTTAAGGATTTAAGTGTGGCAAAAAATAAATATGATAGAGTTGCAAAAGCTCTGGCAGATGTTGAAGAAAGAGGATATGGTATTGTTACTCCTTCATTAACTGATATGATATTTGATGAACCAGAAATAATAAAGAGGGGCAATCAATTTGGTGTTAAGTTAAAAGCAAATGCACCATCAATTCATATGGTTAGAGCAGATATTAATGCTGAAGTTTCTCCTGTTGTTGGAACAGAAAAACAATCAGAAGAACTTATAGTATTCTTACAAAAAGATTATGAAGATAATCCAGAAGGTATTTGGGATACAGAATTTTTAGGTAGGTCATTACATGATATTATGAAAGAAGGTATTTCAAATAAGCTTTATAGGATGCCTGATGCTACTCAACGAAAAATAAAAGATACAATTGAAAAGATAGTAAATGAGGGTAGTGGAGGTTTAATTTGTATAATATTATAA
- the plsY gene encoding glycerol-3-phosphate 1-O-acyltransferase PlsY, whose product MNILFIMLLSYLIGSIPFAYLVTRLTTGKDVRSVGSGNVGATNAARAMGFKFGLLVGILDILKGVLAVVIARYLLATEATDSLFLLASFLVIIGHNWSIFLKFSGGKGVATSFGVIVTLYPFIFLFLLVIWVLFVLFTRYVSVASIISALSVPILVYLYMGDINNLIFTLVLASLIIIRHSANIKRLFQGNENKMNWPPNLKKGDIR is encoded by the coding sequence ATGAATATTTTATTTATTATGCTTTTATCTTACTTAATTGGATCGATACCTTTTGCATATTTAGTAACACGCTTAACTACAGGTAAAGATGTAAGAAGTGTAGGTAGTGGAAATGTTGGGGCTACAAATGCTGCAAGAGCAATGGGATTTAAGTTTGGATTATTAGTTGGAATTTTAGATATATTAAAAGGCGTTCTAGCTGTTGTTATTGCTAGATATTTACTTGCCACTGAAGCAACTGACTCTCTATTTTTGCTAGCTTCTTTCTTGGTGATAATAGGACATAATTGGTCAATTTTTCTTAAATTTTCAGGAGGTAAAGGAGTTGCTACTAGCTTTGGAGTAATAGTTACTTTATATCCTTTTATTTTTCTGTTTTTACTTGTGATTTGGGTTTTATTTGTTTTATTTACTCGGTATGTTTCTGTAGCATCTATAATTAGTGCATTAAGTGTACCTATTCTAGTATATTTATATATGGGTGATATAAATAACCTTATATTTACATTAGTTCTAGCTTCTTTAATAATAATAAGACATTCAGCCAATATTAAAAGGCTTTTCCAGGGTAATGAAAACAAAATGAATTGGCCACCAAATTTAAAAAAAGGTGATATACGATGA
- a CDS encoding bifunctional 4-hydroxy-3-methylbut-2-enyl diphosphate reductase/30S ribosomal protein S1 produces MEIYTSKEAGFCFGVKRAIESAKEAAARQGYSVYTLGPIIHNPQVVDNLERLGIKAIESINEIDEGTIIIRSHGVPPKLIKRAKDKGLQILDTTCPFVKKAQEFAKKLVEDGYQTIIYGDHDHPEVVGIYGATDEKAIIISNKSDLKTLKISNKIGFVAQTTKSPASYKEIISSVIENTKELKVHNTICNTTEIRQQTAAELAKKVDLMFVIGGYNSANTNRLAEICKKTATPTYHIETAVDIDKQWLKNKEKIGITAGASTPDWIIKEVIEAMSEEKKDLEVQEEVKENIEKEGVENNEEGTTTIDNDNDIPEEIDYSVNDIADLKKGQIVTGTVSQIKEDGIYVDVNYKTDGFIPLRELSHKSPVDPKDIVELNQEIEVVILTLEDDEGNMILSKKRADYEKAWEDIMEAYENNQIIEAEVEKVVKGGLVVDVGLRGFIPASHVAIGFVEDLDEYVGKKLKLKVIEVERDKNNVVLSAKDVLEIEREEEKEKTMEKLEEGITLTGQITKLVDFGAFVDIGGVEGLLHISEMSWGRIGHPSEIFEEGQNIEVQVLSVDKEEERISLGYKQLLPNPWQEFINKHYEGETVSGKVTKLVDFGAFVEVEDGVEGLIHISQLSHRHVKTADEVLTVGEDVEVKIINIDEEQKRVGLSIKELMDKPEVKPKPQPKKTKAKKKQDNNEENVSGVTIGDLVGNIFDKDE; encoded by the coding sequence ATGGAGATTTATACTTCCAAAGAAGCTGGATTTTGTTTTGGAGTAAAAAGAGCAATCGAAAGTGCAAAAGAAGCAGCAGCAAGACAGGGTTATTCTGTTTATACCTTAGGTCCGATTATTCATAATCCTCAAGTGGTGGATAATTTGGAAAGACTAGGTATAAAAGCTATAGAATCAATAAATGAAATTGATGAAGGTACTATAATTATAAGATCACATGGAGTACCACCAAAATTAATTAAAAGAGCAAAAGATAAAGGATTGCAGATATTAGATACCACTTGTCCCTTTGTTAAAAAGGCACAGGAATTTGCTAAAAAACTAGTTGAAGATGGGTATCAAACAATTATATACGGTGATCATGACCATCCAGAAGTTGTTGGTATTTATGGAGCTACTGATGAAAAAGCAATTATAATAAGTAATAAAAGTGACTTGAAAACATTAAAGATATCTAATAAAATAGGTTTTGTTGCACAAACTACCAAGTCACCAGCATCTTATAAAGAAATAATATCTTCAGTTATTGAAAATACAAAAGAATTAAAAGTACATAATACTATTTGTAATACAACAGAAATTCGTCAGCAAACTGCTGCTGAGTTAGCTAAAAAAGTAGATTTAATGTTTGTAATTGGGGGATATAATAGTGCAAACACAAATAGACTAGCTGAAATATGTAAAAAAACAGCTACCCCAACTTATCATATAGAAACTGCTGTTGATATAGACAAACAGTGGTTAAAAAATAAAGAAAAAATAGGTATTACTGCAGGGGCATCGACCCCGGATTGGATAATCAAGGAGGTTATTGAGGCTATGAGTGAAGAAAAAAAAGATTTAGAAGTGCAAGAAGAGGTAAAAGAAAATATTGAAAAGGAAGGAGTAGAGAATAACGAAGAAGGAACTACTACAATAGATAACGATAATGATATTCCTGAAGAAATCGACTACAGTGTAAATGATATTGCTGATTTAAAAAAAGGACAAATAGTTACTGGAACTGTTAGTCAAATTAAAGAAGATGGTATCTATGTAGATGTTAACTATAAAACAGATGGTTTTATACCATTAAGAGAATTATCCCATAAAAGTCCAGTGGATCCAAAAGATATTGTTGAATTAAATCAAGAAATTGAAGTTGTGATTTTAACTTTAGAAGACGATGAAGGTAATATGATCTTATCTAAAAAAAGAGCTGATTATGAAAAAGCTTGGGAAGATATAATGGAAGCTTACGAAAATAATCAAATAATTGAAGCTGAAGTTGAAAAAGTTGTTAAGGGTGGTCTTGTTGTAGATGTAGGACTAAGAGGTTTTATCCCAGCTTCTCATGTTGCGATAGGATTTGTTGAAGATTTAGATGAGTATGTAGGAAAAAAACTAAAATTAAAAGTTATTGAAGTAGAAAGAGATAAAAATAATGTAGTGTTATCTGCAAAAGATGTATTAGAGATAGAAAGAGAAGAAGAAAAAGAAAAAACCATGGAAAAACTAGAGGAAGGCATTACATTAACTGGTCAGATAACTAAATTAGTTGATTTTGGTGCTTTTGTTGATATTGGAGGAGTAGAAGGATTATTACATATTTCGGAGATGTCATGGGGAAGGATTGGACATCCATCTGAAATCTTTGAAGAAGGACAAAATATTGAAGTACAAGTATTAAGTGTTGATAAAGAGGAGGAAAGAATTTCTCTTGGCTACAAGCAGTTATTACCAAATCCATGGCAAGAGTTTATAAACAAACATTATGAAGGTGAAACTGTAAGTGGTAAAGTTACCAAATTAGTTGATTTTGGTGCGTTTGTAGAAGTTGAAGATGGTGTTGAAGGTTTAATTCACATATCTCAGTTATCACATCGTCATGTAAAAACTGCTGATGAAGTATTGACTGTTGGAGAAGACGTAGAAGTTAAAATTATAAATATAGATGAAGAACAAAAAAGGGTAGGTTTAAGCATCAAGGAACTTATGGATAAGCCTGAAGTAAAACCTAAGCCACAGCCTAAAAAAACAAAAGCGAAAAAGAAACAGGATAATAATGAAGAAAATGTATCAGGTGTTACAATTGGTGATCTAGTTGGAAACATCTTTGATAAAGATGAGTAA
- a CDS encoding YIEGIA family protein, translated as MFEHGTLLVISILVGTIARAFMLRIDYRQFPSFPHSYVIHLTLGIIAAALGALVIPALVEKEYIAITFLTLGAQQFRDVRAIERESMLQIEETEIIPRGQAYIEGIAKLFEARNYLALITAFLTSLIYHYSTWYFAIIGGAIISFLLHWLMKGTNLGEIADIEIVDIKFEGNNMGIEDVIMMNLGEKEAREKWQKEGIGIKLIPKDENARATLINDGQRQAIIYDLGILMGIKLDIGLQHFTPLARLNVNDGTLYIIFIPQEPDKQFIKKALKKIPVLESAQRKPLKNEMGRKAAD; from the coding sequence ATGTTTGAACATGGTACTTTATTGGTAATAAGCATCTTAGTAGGGACTATTGCAAGAGCTTTTATGTTGCGTATTGATTATCGTCAGTTTCCAAGTTTTCCACATTCATATGTTATACATTTAACTCTAGGTATTATAGCAGCAGCACTTGGGGCATTAGTTATTCCAGCTTTAGTTGAAAAAGAGTATATTGCTATAACTTTTCTTACATTAGGTGCCCAACAATTTCGTGATGTCAGAGCTATTGAGAGAGAAAGTATGTTACAAATCGAAGAAACTGAAATTATTCCAAGGGGACAGGCTTATATAGAAGGCATAGCTAAATTATTTGAAGCTAGAAATTATTTAGCTTTAATTACTGCTTTTTTAACAAGTTTAATCTATCATTATAGCACCTGGTATTTTGCTATAATTGGTGGTGCTATTATATCTTTCCTTTTACACTGGTTAATGAAAGGAACTAATTTAGGAGAGATCGCTGATATAGAAATCGTTGATATAAAGTTTGAGGGTAATAATATGGGAATAGAAGATGTAATTATGATGAACCTTGGTGAAAAAGAAGCAAGGGAAAAATGGCAAAAAGAAGGTATTGGAATCAAATTAATTCCAAAAGATGAAAATGCAAGAGCTACATTGATCAATGACGGTCAAAGACAAGCTATAATATATGATTTAGGAATTCTTATGGGTATCAAATTAGATATAGGCCTACAACACTTTACACCTTTAGCACGTTTAAATGTTAATGATGGTACTCTATATATTATTTTTATACCACAAGAACCTGATAAACAGTTTATTAAGAAAGCATTGAAGAAAATTCCTGTTCTTGAAAGTGCTCAAAGAAAACCTTTAAAAAATGAAATGGGAAGAAAAGCGGCAGATTAG
- the der gene encoding ribosome biogenesis GTPase Der, with translation MSKPVVAIVGRPNVGKSTLFNRLTGNRISIVEGEPSITRDRIYADVNWLGHSFILVDTGGIESDTEDYIKNQMRYQAQMAMDEAEMIIFVVDGRAGITVADEEVAQLLRKTNKKVFIVVNKIDNFNDLDKIIWEFYSLGFDDIIGISAEHGKNIGDLLDNVVTNLPETQEELDEDILNIAIIGKPNVGKSSLVNYISGKERVIVSDIPGTTRDAIDTLVEKEGIKYNLIDTAGLRRKSKVKESIEYYSVIRTIRAVDRADAVLMLIDATEGVTSQDKKIVGYAHDNGKAIVLAVNKWDLIDKDTKTMDEYKDDIYREMKFLNYAPITFISALTGERVDEALKLLEYVIDQNSLRIKTGLLNEVLEEAIALREPPGYRGKRFKLYYATQVDIKPPSFLFFVNNPKLLHFSYQRYLENSLRKAFGFIGTSINIDMKQRK, from the coding sequence ATGTCTAAACCAGTTGTTGCAATTGTAGGTAGACCTAATGTTGGTAAATCTACTTTATTTAATAGATTAACAGGTAATAGAATATCTATTGTAGAGGGTGAACCAAGTATTACTCGAGATAGAATTTATGCTGATGTAAATTGGTTGGGTCATTCTTTTATATTAGTAGATACTGGTGGTATAGAATCAGACACAGAAGATTATATAAAAAACCAAATGAGATATCAGGCACAAATGGCTATGGATGAAGCTGAAATGATTATCTTTGTTGTAGACGGAAGAGCAGGTATTACAGTTGCTGATGAAGAAGTTGCTCAATTATTAAGAAAGACAAATAAAAAAGTCTTTATTGTTGTAAATAAGATTGATAATTTTAATGATTTAGATAAAATTATATGGGAATTTTATTCTTTAGGTTTTGATGATATTATTGGAATATCTGCAGAACATGGTAAGAATATTGGAGATTTACTCGATAATGTTGTTACTAATCTTCCAGAAACACAGGAAGAACTTGATGAAGATATTTTAAATATTGCAATTATAGGTAAACCTAATGTTGGTAAATCATCTTTGGTAAATTATATATCAGGTAAGGAGAGAGTGATTGTAAGTGATATACCTGGTACTACAAGAGATGCAATTGATACATTAGTAGAAAAAGAAGGTATTAAGTATAATCTAATTGATACTGCAGGTTTGAGAAGAAAGTCTAAGGTAAAGGAGTCTATTGAGTATTATAGTGTCATAAGAACAATTAGAGCTGTAGATAGAGCTGACGCTGTATTAATGTTAATTGATGCTACAGAAGGAGTAACATCACAAGATAAAAAAATCGTAGGATATGCACACGATAATGGTAAGGCTATTGTACTTGCAGTTAATAAATGGGATCTAATTGATAAAGACACTAAAACAATGGATGAATATAAAGACGATATATATAGAGAAATGAAGTTTCTCAATTATGCTCCAATCACATTTATTTCTGCTTTAACAGGCGAAAGAGTTGATGAAGCCCTAAAACTTCTTGAATATGTAATTGATCAAAATTCTTTAAGAATAAAAACTGGATTGTTAAATGAAGTATTAGAAGAAGCTATTGCCTTAAGAGAACCTCCAGGATATAGAGGTAAAAGATTCAAATTATATTATGCGACACAAGTTGACATTAAGCCTCCTAGTTTTCTCTTTTTTGTTAATAATCCAAAGCTTTTGCACTTCTCATATCAAAGATATCTTGAAAACTCATTACGAAAAGCGTTTGGCTTTATTGGAACTTCAATTAATATCGATATGAAACAACGTAAATAA